The DNA window TTTGAGTAAGAGCTTGTTCAAATAAATATTCATGGAAAAAGCCTTCTAAACACAATGAACTTGTGTTTAGAGGGCTTTTTTTATGTTAGTCTGCCACCAGCACCTAAAACAGTTGATACTTTACCCCCAGCATTATTCCAGTAGTTTTGAGGCTTACTTTACCTGCTCCTACTTTACCTAAAGGTACTTTTAAGAACGGTTCTGCCTGAATGCTCCATTTTTTGCTCAGGTTTTTTTGCCAACCTACCGATAAGTTCAAAATGCTTAGCATGTGCTTATTTTCATTATTCGTCTTCCAACCATAGTTATACGTTTTATCTTCATAGCTAAAATCATAGCGCTCACTAAGCATCCAGTACGATGATAGTCCACTACTGATAAATAAGCGGTGTTTGGGTTGGTTATGAAAATAGTAACGCAAATTGACGGGGATTTCCAGTACTCTACAGGTTGCCTCAATGTTTTCTGGTATTTTGCCCCATTTCCATTGCCCATCTTTAGGCGTGTAAGCCTGAGCGCTTGCCTGGTAAGCCTTTGCTGAGTAATTTACCCCAGTATTTAGGCTTAGGTTTTTGAGCAGTTCATATTCTACCAATACCCCAGCGTTCCAACGGGTATCAGTCATGGCCATTTTATCTACTATGCTCAAGTCAGGTGCTATTTGCGCAATGAGACTAAGCCTCGACTTAAACCTTTTTTTTGTGATTTTTTTAGCTTCCACTCTGGTTTTTTCTGTTGACATAGAAACAGGTAAAACAGCTGTAAGTGGCAGCGTTGATTTATGCGCCATCAATTGGACTTTGTGAGGTTTACGGTGGTTCTTTTGCTCGTTACTAAGGCTTATCAAGTGATTACTTTGTTTAGGAGCAGGTGTATTGATGGTAGTTTTTGTAGTGGTTGGTTTTTTGGGTGGATGGTTTTTACCCAAAGGGGTAAATACTTTGCCATAAGTATACCCTTGTTGGGGTAAGTTAGACGTGGTATTAGATGACACTTTGGGTGACTTCTTGTGCGAGTGTATAGGCTTAGTCTGGCTTGTTGCACCAGTTTTTACCTCATCACTTTGTTTAGAGGTAGGTTTTGTGTTTTTTTTAGGCAGTTTTTGAGTGTCGTCTGTTTCCAATTGTTGAGGAGTAATGATAGCCCCTTGGTTTACGCCATTTCTTTGAGCAATGTTATGGTCTGTTTTGGCAGGAGCAACTGCCTCTTGTTTGACAGGCTGCAATACATAATAGTTTACAAAAATAATTGCCAATAACACCAACAACAATCCACCAAGCCAATACATACCCCTACGCTTGGCATTGCTTCGCTTCATTTGCTTACGCATGCTTTGCCAGGCTTCTTGCTTAAATTCATACTGTACATTATCGACAGCCGTTTTAAACAATTCGTCCAAATCATTATCGGGCATATCTTGTATATTCATCCTTGTAATTTTCTCTGAGCAACTTTCTTAAGTTGGCTCTGGCTTTTGATAAATTTGACTTGGACGTACCCACCGAAATTTTGAGCATTTCAGCTATTTCTTCATGAGTATATCCATCAATTACATATAAGTTAAACACTGCGCGGTAACCAGGTGAAAGGAGTTGAATCAATGCAACCAGCTCTTTGTATTGCAATTGACTATAAGTATCGTCTACTGCATGTTTGTCTGATGCTTGTTCTATCTCCTGACCTTGTTTATGTTTCAGGTATTTCTTCTGGTTGTTGAGCGCAATATTGATCATAATGCGACGTAGCCACGATTTGAATGGATAAGCAGAATTGTATAGTTTTATTTTTTTAAAAATTCTCATAAAACCATCATTCAGCACCTCCATGGCTTCGTCATAGTTGGCAGTATAGCGCATACAAACGCTTAAGGCATAGGCATAAAAGTGCTTGTACAGTTGTTCCTGTGATTGCACATTTTTTTTCCTACACCCATCGACCAATTCCTGAATATGTTTTTCTGGTGGGTTCAAATTTTCTCAAGTTTCAAAACCAATACACTAAAGGAGGTTAAAATGGTTGGCTGAGGGGTAAAATTTTTTTAAAAAAAAGACTGAGTTGCATAACACCAACCTCAATCACAAGCAAAAATCGTGATAGTTTTGGGTTTGGGACTAAAAAAACACTTCACAACCAGGCAATGCTTTACGCAATTGTTCAATTGTATCTAAGGGCAGGGGGTTACGACTGAGGTAAAGCTGGTGGAGGTGTGGAAGATGACCAATAGACGAAGGGAGGCGAGTAAGTTGGTTTCCTTCCAAACTTAGTTCTTTGAGTTGGTGCAGTTGTCCTACTTCTTCGGGCAGGGTCTGAAGTTGATTGGCACTTAAGTCTAACTCTTGTAATGCCTGGAGTTTACCAATGCTTTTAGGAAGTTGAACAAGCTGGTTATGATGCAACCAAAGTATTTGTAGTTGGGCTAAGTCACTAATTTCGGAGGGTATTTGTTGCAAAGCATTAAAGTTTAACTTCAACTCATTCAATTGTGTCAGTTGCCCAATTTCGGATGGTAATGCCTGTATATCAGTATTATACAAAGTAAGTGATTGTAATTTTTGCAAGCGTACGATCTCGGGTGGCAACACCACTTGATGCCCAAACCTACGCAATGCTGGTTGATTAAAAATTACCAAATGGGCGGCTGTAAGTGGAACAGGCCTAACACCTAAGAAACACTCATATAAAGTAGCATAATCTGCCAGGTATTGATCAAAGCCTGAACGCCCTTTTAATATTTCCAGCCCCACTGCCACCGACTTTTCGTCTGTTGAGTTGAGCAATTGTAAAAGTTTGTCAGTGTGCTCCATAATTGGCAATATAAGCAAAAAAACGACCCATAAAATGAGCCGTTTTTTACAAAATTTACAATTTATACACAAAATGAGGCCGTTTAACCAACCTCAAAACCTTAAACCCACCCTTCCAAAAACTGAAGATCAAACTTAAAAGGTTTGGTTGTTTCATCTACTATTTTGAATAAATGCGGGTAATACTTTCTCAACTCACTAATGTACAAGTCATAAGGCAAGTCAGCGAAATCGCCATAATCGTGTACATATTTCAAATACTTGTGCTTGCGTCGATGATGTTTTTTAAACAGCTTCTCTTCTGCAATACCAAAGTCCAGCGGAGGCAAATCCAGGTAGTCGCAAGCCTCCCGGTTAAAAGCAGGAGAGAGTTTTACCCAATGATTGCCCATCCATAGCTCTACATAACTATGAAAAACCAGCATGTCAGACTGTAATACATTTCCAAGCTGTTCGGCGGTAAGGTTACTACGCAAATTGGCAAAGCTTACCCGACTTGGTATGCCTACTGCCCTTGCTGCTGCCGCCAACAAAGTACTTTTTTCTATGTCGGTGCCTACCCCACGTTTTACCAAAGCACTGGCTTTGAGTTTACTTGGGTGCAGGTCTATATGTCCTAAATCAAATTTAAAATCGTCGCGCACCGCATAAAAAAGCTCTACAGCTTTTTCGGTGTCATATTTCAACCCATTGGTTACCTGATGTGCATAATCAATCACTGCCGGGTTATTGCTATCAATAAACTCCGCAGGTGTTAAGTATGCCTCTAATGCATGATCTGTTCTCATTCTCTTAAATTTATATATGCCTTACTTTCCGAGGCTTAAAATTAACCTCACTGGTTGAAGAGAATCCTTTATTTATGATTTTCCCATCAAATGATGGATGTATTATGCCTGAATTACTACCTGAGCATTGAGCCATTCTACACTGTCAGCCCAAAGCGAATCCTTAAATTTTTCTCTGAAAAAGCCAAAATGATCAATTCGATTGACACCTAAATCCTGAGGAGCCAGGTGACGATGCGTAATATCCGCTTTGTTGTAGCGGTTGAGCAATGCTTTTACTGCCCTGATTGGGGCATATCCATCATCGGTAAAACTCCACGAAAGCAAGGGTACTTCCAGTTCGCTGTGTTGCTTGGGTACTTCAAAATCATACGCAAACAAGTAATCGGGATGGCTTCCCCATTGGCTCCACTCTATTGCCACTCCTTTGGGCAGGTTTTCAAACATCCCCAGTTTTTTTGCCGGAAAATAACCAAACAACTTAGCCAGGTAGGGAAGCATATACTTCCAGAAAAACTTAAGTTTAGTCCTGCCTTTATCCCAGTAAGCCCAGTTGCCCACTTGCGAAGCTACCAGCATAATTGCCTGTACCTTTTGGCAAGAAGGAGCCAACCCTAATGCTTGCCCACCTACACTGTGTCCTATAGCAGTGAGCGGCAAATTGGGGTGTTGTACAGTGGCGTATTCGATCATTGTATTGACATCTACAATGCCCCACTGGTGAATACTTGCCTCAAAACCTCGCAACGATTTTGGGCTTGACCCACCAATGCCACGATAGTCGTAACTGTATACTTGAAACCCTTCATTTGCCAAAAATGCAGCAAACTTATTATAGTACTGTCTGAGTACTCCCATTGCGGAGTTAATCATTACCACCGCTTTAGGAGCGCCTGCCGGGTTAAACGATGTAACCGCAAGCGGGTGGCCATCAGGGGTTGTTATTTTTAATTCTTGCATCAGTGTTGTGTGTGAATGAATATTGTTGGTTTTATTTTACATCAAGTCAAATTGCTTCAAATGATGACGGTAGTGTTTGTTGTGCAATCGTTGTAATTCGTCAAAAGACAATGCCCCCATAGTTGGATTATAAGGTTGTAAGTCAGGGTTTTGTGCAAAAGCCTGATAGAACCATTCTATAGCCTCAATCGCTGCTTCACGGGCTTCGTCAAAAGTAGCATAGTGCAGACCTTCCAGTTTACCTGTCTTTGTATCATTCTTTTTAAACTCCCCTTCATTGACAAAAGCCTTAAACTTGAGTTGTCCTTCGGTAGGTTCAGCAGGTGGAGCGCCGTATTGTTTGACACTTGCTTTAGTGATTTTAGCCAAGTGTTCGAGCATGTGTTGGGCAGTCATCATACCCCACTGAGGGGTTGCATCTACTTGAAGGTTTTGGAGTATGTTGGGTACTTGAGTAGTCAAAAACTCCCGATGACTGACAGTTGTGTTCATCATAGTATATTGTGTTTTGTTGATTGGTTATTCATTCTTATGAGCTTAAGCCAATAGCCGTTTTTGACTTTTAATTACTTGTTGCTATTTACTTAGCTGTTTCCATCGCAGGTTTTTTCTTATTTTTAGGAATCCATGCCCACAACATCTCACATTCTACAGGTACCACCCCTGCCTCATCAGTTACCACCACTTTTACCAATACCTCCCCTTTGTCTTCGCTGTGTAGCAATTGTCTTTGTTCGGGGGTAAGTGTCGCAATTGCTTTCATTGCGCCTTGCGATCGTTTTACATAATTTACCTTCATTGTTTTCATCAAAGGCAGTTTGTCATCCGGCAGGTTCATGCCTACCATCATTCCTGTAGCAGTTTCGGCAAGTAGTGCAGTAGCTGCGGCATGTATTTGTTTGATATGATTGCGAACTTTCTTGCGGTTCTTGAGCGTAATTATTACCTCTTCAGTGGTCATTTTTTCAAACCTGATTCCAGCCGTTCCTACAAATGGCACAGTGCGCCCTATAGTCCAGGAAAGCAAAGGTTTGTACCAGGATTTAGGGTAGCTTTCCAGCTTTTTTACCGCGCGTTGTAATCTATTAGGCTTTGTCATATTAATTTATTGAATAGTCATTAAAAAATATATAAGCTTTATTGTTCTTACTCTGTGCTTTCTTTCAGGTTTTTCAACAATTTTACACTTATGGGTATATTTTGTAAATAAATTTATTGAACAGTCATTCAATTTTTAATGCAAAAAATAATTGTCAAACTGCTATTTGTCTCCAAGTTCTAAAAAACAATTTAACAATCATGGCTTACTTATGGGCTAATCGAGTAACCTCGCTCCCCTGTCAAGGGCTTTAAAAAAATACTTGGGATCGTTATAGAGCCTCATCAACATAATGCCACCCTCTACATCCTGCACTGCTTGTTCAGCTTTTTCTATGGCAATGGCTTCTACATATTTTTCTTTGAGCAAATGGGCATTGGCGGCAATCCAATCATCAAAAAAGGCACGTATAACCGGGATAAACTGTGGTTGATCTTGTACCATCTCTAATACCGTGTTTGCCATAATACAGCCACCTTCGGCTCTTAAGAAGACATCTCTGGTGATCTCTACCATTTCGTTGAGTCGTTCACGTACTGGTTTATCTTCTTGATAAGCAATACAAAACACCTTACGGTTAAAATACCCATGTACTGCTTTTAGTATTTCTTCCAGCAAGTGTTCTTTACTTTTAAAGTAATAGTAAAACAACGATTGTTTAATGCCGCAAGCTTCTGCCAGCTTTTTAATACCTGTATTGTAATAACCGTCTTTTCGAAATACTTCCAGACAGGTAGATATCATCTCCTTCTTTACGTCAGTATTCTTAGACATAACATTTAATATAAAGTGATTTTTCTGATAGTCGCACAATTATTTATTGAACGATCATTCAAATTTATAAAAACTTCTCTGAAACTCAAAAAATATCTTTTGGAAGTAGTGTAAGGTTGAGGCTTATTTGATTTTTTTTGATGAAACTGTAATAATAATTAACCAAGTGTGACTAATCTTTCAGATATTTAACACCAATCAAACCCATTTTATAAAACTTAAATTACTCTAATGAAAAAATATTTTTCTTTATTAATAGCCTTGTTGCTGATAAATGCCGGAGTTTGTGTGCAAGCCCAAACAGTAGACAAAATATTGAATAGTTATTTTGAAAATACTGGAGGAAAAGCCAAATGGAATAAACTGAACTCGATGATTATGGAGGGAAAAGTAGAGGCGCAAGGGCAGCAATTTCCGGTAAAAATGTATAACCAACGTCCTAATTTTCAGCGTATGGAAATGGTGTTTCAGGGCAAAACTATAGTACAACGTGCTTATGACGGCAAAGATGCCTGGGCGTCTAACCCTATTGCTGGCAAAACGGTAAAATTGCCCGAAGAACAAGCCAAAGAGTTAGCCGAAGATATGTTCGAGCCTGCTTACCTTAATTATAAGACCAAAGGGCATAAGATAGTGCTTGATGGTAAAGAAGAGATAGAAGGTACTGAGTGTAACAAGCTAAAGTTAACCAAAAAGAATGGCGACGTAGAGTACTTGTTTTTTGACACCGAAAGCAATGTATTATTAATGCAACGAACTACCGTAAAACAAGGGCCTTCTAAAGGTACCCAAATAGACTCTTTTATGAGTGACTACAAAGAAGTAGGTGGTTTGATGATACCTCATGCTTTGACTCAAAAGATGGGTACCAACACGTTTACAGTTACTATGGATAAGATTACGTTGAATTCTAAGATTGATAAGAGCTTGTTTTCTTTCCCCAAAAAGAAATAAAATAAACACTCAATAAACATTTGACTCCCTTTAATCAGCTACTTGCTCCTTTTATTGGCAGGTTTACCCACTTACAATGGCGGGGAAGTGTTTTCATTGGTAGTTTTAGTGATAGATTAAATCATTAGATACACACTACAATAATGAAAAAACATACCTGGGTTATTCGTGGAATTTTATTGGGAGTTTATTGCCTGGTGGCACAATTGACTTATGCCCAAACACTCAAAGAGGTCATTGCATTGCACCAAAAGAGTGTGCAAACTACTTCGAAGTCAAAGCTTACCTCTATGGTACTCAAAGGTACAACTACCATGGGAGGGATGGAGTTTGCGACTCAAGTATATCGAAAAGCACCTCATTTTTTTAAGGTGGAGGTGACTATACAGGGCAAAACTCTGGTCAATGCGTATGATGGGGTCAATGCCTGGAAAATTTACCCTTTTCCAGGAGGCAGTGATAAACCTCAGTATATGGCAGGCGCCGCAAAAACAAGTACAATCATAGATGCTGACTTTGACTATGAGTTTATCAATGCCGCTAAAAAAGGACACAAGGCAACCTTGGAAGGTACCGAAGAGGTAGAAGGCACTACTTGTTATAAAATAAAAGTGGTGAGAAAAGACCAACAGGTAAAGGCTTTCTTTTTGGATACAGATTCAGGGGTTTTGATTATGGTAAGAGGCAAGTCGGTACACCCAATGAAGCCTGATGTATTGGTAGAAAAAGAAACTTACCAAAGCGATTTCAAAGAAGTGGAGGGTTATATGATTGCCCACTATATGGAAGAGCGTATCGATGGAAAAGTAATTGCCAAAATGCAGTTTGACAGCGTTCAGGTAAATGAAAAAATCTCTAATAAAATATTTACATTTTCTGAAAAGCAATGAGGTATTTGATGTTGTCAAACGGAGCAGTAGATATAATATAAATAACAATTGTCAGGCAATGAAGTAGCGAAGGCATACTTGGTTGCCTGACATTTTTTTTGAAAAAAGAAACTTAAACTTCTCTGAAATGAATATCATACAAAAAACCAAGTGGGCAATGCTTGTTTGGTGTGGAGTGCTATGGGCTGGAATGATTACTACCTACGCCCAAACCAAAAAGCCGCTTAAAGGAGGTAAAATATTTGGAACGATGCAAGCGCGTCATATCGGACCAGCAGTAATGAGTGGGCGGGTAAGTGATATTGATGGGGTAAACAGTGACCCTAAAACTTTTTATGTAGGTACGGCGGGCGGCGGAGTATGGAAAACCACCAGTGGAGGTGTTAACTTTCGTCCTGTTTTCGACAAGCACTCACAATCTATAGGTAAGGTAACTGTTGACCAGCAAAACCCTAAAACTATTTGGGTAGGTACTGGCGAGCCTTGGGTACGCAATAGTGTATCGGTGGGTACAGGTTTGTATAAGACTAACGATGGAGGTAAAAACTGGAAGTTGATGGGGTTTAAAGACTCAGAACGTATCAGCGAGATTATTGTACACCCCAAAAACTCTGATATTGTGTATGTGGGAGTATTGGGGCATTTGTGGGATGCACACAAAACCCGTGGAGTGTATAAAACCGAAGATGGAGGCAAAACTTGGAAACAGTTGTTATATGTAGACGAAAATACTGGATTGGCTGATATGGCAATGGACGCCAAAAACCCAGAGGTAATTTATGCTTCTATGTGGCAGTTTCGTCGCTCTCCTGACTTTTTTGAGTCTGGTGGCAAAGGCAGTGCCTTGTATAAAACAACCGATGGAGGCAAAACCTGGAAAAAAATCCACAATGGTTTTCCTAAAGGCATATTGGGGCGTATGGCTGTACAATCGGCTCCTTCTAAACCAAATATAGTGTATGCTACTGTAGAGTCAGAAAAGAGAGCAAAAAATGGTTTGTATAAGTCTACCGATGGTGGCGCTAACTGGAAGCTGATTAATACTGATTTTGGGGTAGTAGTACGTCCTTTTTATTTTGCTCGCTTGGTGGTAGACCCAAAAGACGAAAATAAAGTCTTTAAAATGGGGCTAAACCTCATTATAAGTAAAGATGGTGGCAAGCGTTTCCGTACGGTGGGCAGTGGTGTACACTCTGACATGCACGCAGTGTGGGTAAATCCACAAAATACTAAGAACATATTGGTAGGCACTGATGGTGGCGTGTATCAGTCGTTTGATGATGGAATGTTTTTTATGCACTTGAAAAACCTTCCAATCTCTCAGTTTTACCGCGTAAGCGTAGACAATGAGCGCCCTTATAATGTGTACGGAGGCTTGCAAGACAATGGGAGTTGGGTAGGTCCTTCTCGCTCGTCTAATGGCGTGCAAAATCGTGACTGGAGTAACCTGGGAGGGGGTGATGGTTTTGTTGCAATGCGTCATCCTAAAAACAAAAACCTGGTATACTGCGAAATGCAAGGGGGTAAAATGTGGCGTTATAACCTAAGTTCTGGGCAACGAAAGACTATTACTCCAATGCCTCAGCAAAACGATCCTAAATATCGTTTTAACTGGAACACACCTGCCATATTAAGTGTACACAACCCCAATAGGTTGTATATGGGGAGCCAGTTTTTGCACATTTCAAATGACAATGGTGAATCGTGGAAAAAAATCTCGCCTGATTTAACTACCAATAGCCCCAAACGACAACGACGTGCATCGGGTGGGCTTACACCCGACGTATCGGCTGCCGAAACCAATACTACTATTTTTACAATTAGCGAATCGGTACTGGACGAAAAAGTGATATGGGTAGGCACTGATGATGGTCACCTACAGGTGACTACAGATGGTGGTAAAAACTGGATGAACACTACACCTAATATTAAGGGGTTACCCAAAAACACTTGGTGTAGTAGTGTAGAAGCCAGTCGTTTTGATAAAAACACAGCGTATGCTACTTTTGACGGACATCGTACTGGAGACAAAAAAGCGTATGTATACCAAACGACCGATGGGGGTAAAACCTGGAAGCCGCTTGCTACAGCTGATATTAAAGGCTATGCCCATGTGATTCGTGAAGACCTGAAAAGCCGTGATTTATTATTTTTGGGTACTGAGCTGGGCTTGTATATAAGCATAGATCAAGGCAAGAATTGGTCACGTTTTAAAAACAATTTGCCTATGGTAAGCATTCGTGATATGGTATTACAAGCCGACGAAGATGACCTGGTAATGGGTACGCACGGACGGGGTATTATTATTATAGATGATATTTCTCCTTTGCGAAAAATAACTCCTGAAATAGCTAGTAAAAAACTTTACTTTCTAAAGTCTAAGCCTATCATCATCCGCTCTTTGGGTGGAGGGCAAGAGTTTCCTGGAGCAGCCGAGTTTGTGGGTGAAAACCCTAACCCTGCTGGAAAAATCATCTATTTTCAGAAAAAACGCCACATTTTTGGTTCTATGAAAATAGAGATATTTGACGCTAAAGGTAATAAAGTGAGTACTGTGCCTGCAGCTAAAAGTGCAGGGCTCAATGTGGTATACTGGAATCCTCGTCTGAAGGCTCCGAAAACGCCCAAGGCCAAAACCTTTACTTTTGGGGCATTCAATGGTCCATTATTGCCCGAAGGTACTTATACAGTAAAGCTAACCAAAGGCAAAGACAAGTTTGAAACGACTATAGAGGTAAAAACAGACCCCAATTCACCTTACACCGCAGCAGACCGCAAGGCTTACCAACAAACTACGATGCGTTTGTACAACCTGATAGAAAAGTTGGCATATACTGCCAATGTAGTACAAACGATTATGAAAGATGCCACTGCTAAAGCTAAAAACGAGGCAAAAGGCAACAAACGTTTGGTGAAAAAGCTCAAGGCAATGTCAAATGAAATGGCCAAGTTTAACAGTGAGTTGGTGATTACCAGTGGCGACAATTATACAGACAGTGCTGAAGAACGTTTGAACGAAAAGTTAGCAGCATTGTATGGCGAAATTAGCGGCTACAGTGGTCGTCCGTCAAAAGACCAACTGCAACGTGTTGATGTATTGGAGAAAAAGGTAGAAGCTGCTTATCAGCGTATGTTGAAGATTAAAAGTAAAGAGCTGAAAAGTATGAATGACCGATTGGCAAAAGCCAAAATAGGAGAGATTAAAGTAAAAACTATGGAAGAGTTTAAGAAGAGCGATAAATAGGCATTTCTTTTACTGACACCTTATAAACAGGCCCTGTTCATTGAGTTGAGCAGGGTTTTTATATTTGTGGAAGAGTACTAAAGTAAAAAACGAGACCCTAACAGAATCTCGTTTTTCTTTCCTAACCACAAAGCTTATTAAATATCTTTGATTAATATATATTCAAACGAAAGACCAAAAGCGTTTTTGCTTAAAAACTATTTTGTAAGTAGTTGGTAGTCAGTGAAATAAAATTTAAATTTTCTGTTTTATCGAAAGTGAAAGAGGTGCAAAATAGCGGTTTTTATACGTTATCTCGTAATGATTGCGTTATTTCGTTAGTAGGGGTAATGTGATTGCCCTCATGTGTAATCGTTTATCGGAATGCTTGCTACATCATTTAGAAAACAACACCAGTACTACGCTCCGCGAAGGTCTTACCGCAGGGTGATCTGAGCAATGCTATTCGAAACCTAATAAACGACTTTTGTAAGACTTGTTGGAGTGGATTGGTCATACACAGATAAAACAGGAGAGCATTTCAGAAAGGCACTAAAGTAAAAAACGAGACCCTAGTAGAATCTCGTTTTTCTTTCCTAACCACAAAGCTTATTAAATATCTTTGGTTACTATATATTCAAACGAAAGACCAAAAGCATTTTTGCTTAAAAAATATTTTTTAAGTAGTTGGTAGTCAGTGAAATAAAATTTAAATTTTCTGTTTTATCGAAAGTGAAAGAGGTGCAAAATAGCGGTTTTTATACGTTATTTCGTAATGATTGCGGTATTTCGTTAGTAGGGGTAATGTGATTGCCCTCATGTGTAATCGTTTATCGGAATGCTTGCTCCATCATTTAGAAAACAACACCAGTACTACCCTCCGCAAAGGTCTTACCACAGGGTGACCTGAGCAATGCTATTCGAAACCTGATAAACGACTTTTGTAAGAATTTCTTGGTTGGCAATTGTTCCGTTATTCGCCGGAATAGCCAGGCTTATTGGTCAGGCTGGCGCCTACCCTCCGAGAAGGCCTTACCGCAGGGTGACCTGAGCAATGCCATTCGAAACCTAATAAACGACTTTTGTAAGATTTGTTGGAGTGGGTTGGTCATACACAGTGAAACAGGAGAGCATTTCAGAAAGGCACTAAAGTAAAAAACGAGACCCTAACAGAATCTCGTTTTTCTTTCCTAACCACAAAGCTTATTAAATATCTTTGATTACTATATATTCAAACGAAAGACCAAAAGCATTTTTGCTTAAAAAATATTTTTTAAGTAGTTGATAGTCAGTGAAATAAATTTTCATTTTTCTGTTTTATCAAAAATGGAAGCGTTACAAAACAGTAGTTTTTATACGTTATTTCGTAATGGTTGCGGTA is part of the Microscilla marina ATCC 23134 genome and encodes:
- a CDS encoding WD40/YVTN/BNR-like repeat-containing protein, which translates into the protein MNIIQKTKWAMLVWCGVLWAGMITTYAQTKKPLKGGKIFGTMQARHIGPAVMSGRVSDIDGVNSDPKTFYVGTAGGGVWKTTSGGVNFRPVFDKHSQSIGKVTVDQQNPKTIWVGTGEPWVRNSVSVGTGLYKTNDGGKNWKLMGFKDSERISEIIVHPKNSDIVYVGVLGHLWDAHKTRGVYKTEDGGKTWKQLLYVDENTGLADMAMDAKNPEVIYASMWQFRRSPDFFESGGKGSALYKTTDGGKTWKKIHNGFPKGILGRMAVQSAPSKPNIVYATVESEKRAKNGLYKSTDGGANWKLINTDFGVVVRPFYFARLVVDPKDENKVFKMGLNLIISKDGGKRFRTVGSGVHSDMHAVWVNPQNTKNILVGTDGGVYQSFDDGMFFMHLKNLPISQFYRVSVDNERPYNVYGGLQDNGSWVGPSRSSNGVQNRDWSNLGGGDGFVAMRHPKNKNLVYCEMQGGKMWRYNLSSGQRKTITPMPQQNDPKYRFNWNTPAILSVHNPNRLYMGSQFLHISNDNGESWKKISPDLTTNSPKRQRRASGGLTPDVSAAETNTTIFTISESVLDEKVIWVGTDDGHLQVTTDGGKNWMNTTPNIKGLPKNTWCSSVEASRFDKNTAYATFDGHRTGDKKAYVYQTTDGGKTWKPLATADIKGYAHVIREDLKSRDLLFLGTELGLYISIDQGKNWSRFKNNLPMVSIRDMVLQADEDDLVMGTHGRGIIIIDDISPLRKITPEIASKKLYFLKSKPIIIRSLGGGQEFPGAAEFVGENPNPAGKIIYFQKKRHIFGSMKIEIFDAKGNKVSTVPAAKSAGLNVVYWNPRLKAPKTPKAKTFTFGAFNGPLLPEGTYTVKLTKGKDKFETTIEVKTDPNSPYTAADRKAYQQTTMRLYNLIEKLAYTANVVQTIMKDATAKAKNEAKGNKRLVKKLKAMSNEMAKFNSELVITSGDNYTDSAEERLNEKLAALYGEISGYSGRPSKDQLQRVDVLEKKVEAAYQRMLKIKSKELKSMNDRLAKAKIGEIKVKTMEEFKKSDK